In Aspergillus fumigatus Af293 chromosome 2, whole genome shotgun sequence, a genomic segment contains:
- a CDS encoding DUF4050 domain-containing protein codes for MSTEARDAAIREAKRHVFEVVRNDWAFEPSSVTSGAPASATPEAPEQQWLEWRLREYDSSGSELEPQGEPDSPGRQDGDSSDSSRVVTARERRRKRRRQLEEDEMRWNIGLRTWVERRDAWTGARSKEEVLATEDRERGPAVHSPGEAQDTGDTRDSTADLVARTGSSLAIAEKEGELRQSQTDQAVDEAAKESTETGLVVPDPESSHNESVCPQPPPPSAGEVRDPVIPVAPSFIPVSNPVRASITPAMYPSIYSKVVVQALTPTIPINLADVVKAMVQGWKSDGQWPPKPTSIVLPDDSIVHKNGSAAGDAQGPHESKRRSSVVGAVKKVFHFSGFHANPFHRRGSSHGSHPEAHDGQPKDGGPDPLGAEHPSK; via the coding sequence ATGTCGACAGAGGCACGCGATGCAGCCATCCGAGAAGCAAAACGGCACGTCTTCGAGGTCGTTCGAAACGACTGGGCCTTTGAGCCCTCGTCGGTCACTTCTGGCGCGCCGGCATCGGCCACGCCTGAAGCCCCAGAGCAACAATGGCTTGAATGGCGACTCCGCGAATACGACAGCTCCGGGTCCGAATTAGAGCCGCAGGGTGAGCCAGATAGCCCTGGGAGGCAGGACGGTGACTCGTCCGATTCGTCGCGAGTGGTGACTGCGCGGGAGCGGCGGCGCAAGCGGCGCAgacagctggaggaggatgagatgcGGTGGAATATCGGGTTGCGGACGTGGGTTGAGAGGCGGGATGCGTGGACGGGGGCGCGATCAAAGGAGGAGGTTTTGGCgacagaagatcgagaacGTGGCCCTGCCGTGCATTCGCCGGGGGAGGCACAGGATACAGGAGATACGCGGGATAGCACCGCTGATCTTGTTGCGCGGACAGGGAGCTCGCTTGCGATCGCTGAGAAAGAAGGGGAGCTGCGGCAGTCGCAGACAGATCAAGCTGTCGATGAAGCTGCCAAGGAATCGACAGAGACGGGCCTGGTCGTACCAGACCCAGAGTCCTCGCATAATGAGTCTGTCTGTCCTCAaccacctcctccgtccGCCGGCGAAGTCCGCGACCCCGTCATACCTGTCGCCCCGTCCTTCATCCCTGTAAGCAACCCCGTGCGCGCTTCAATCACCCCTGCCATGTACCCGTCTATCTACTCCAAGGTGGTGGTGCAGGCGCTGACGCCCACGATACCCATCAACCTCGCCGATGTCGTCAAGGCCATGGTGCAGGGATGGAAATCAGACGGCCAGTGGCCCCCCAAACCGACCTCCATCGTCCTCCCGGACGACTCTATCGTGCATAAGAACGGCAGCGCCGCAGGCGATGCACAGGGACCTCACGAGTCTAAACGGCGATCGAGCGTCGTTGGCGCCGTGAAAAAGGTCTTCCATTTCTCCGGCTTCCACGCGAACCCGTTCCATCGCCGCGGCTCGAGTCATGGCAGTCACCCCGAGGCGCACGACGGCCAGCCCAAGGATGGAGGGCCTGATCCTTTGGGGGCTGAGCATCCGAGCAAATGA
- a CDS encoding PAPA-1-like domain-containing protein: MPSSKLREVTGGSARGSTSTRRSHNVFTENPIITGPRSSRPKRKLVEVSTSEGDDLADQEEDEVDEDAPGEDDVDADGDLELDDAPPRPPTSKRNAKGTATSTGKSVKSVEEKEMELEEEDDEDDDELSELDTDAEGEPDDQDESGLGNGNGGDEDLDEEDEEDEEDDDSEEVTPGGDLSRLTKRQRGTLGNDFLQLPMEPQVKKHLTAEERAMRRAEMARRRKNLSEKRNEEEKMDTINRLLRKQAPKRRGRIPVAEAEANAAEAEAEEAEKPQPTMVRWVSGREGSRIGVPEEWLGTPAGRVFGETPSRPSKLVEEV, from the exons ATGCCTTCGAGCAAGCTTCGCGAAGTTACTGGGGGTAGTGCACGGGGTAGCACTTCAACCAGGCGCTCCCACAATGTCTTCACTGAAAAccccatcatcaccggaCCGCGGTCTAGCCGGCCCAAGAGGAAGCTCGTAGAGGTCAGCACAAGTGAGGGGGATGACTTAGCAGAccaagaggaggatgaagttGACGAGGATGCACCTGGTGAGGATGACGTTGATGCGGATGGCGATTTGGAACTTGACGATGCGCCTCCCCGCCCACCAACTTCAAAAAGAAACGCCAAGGGTACTGCCACATCAACGGGAAAATCTGTGAAGAgcgtggaggagaaggagatggaactggaagaggaagacgacgaagatgatgacgagctgTCGGAGCTGGATACGGATGCCGAGGGTGAGCCTGATGACCAGGACGAGAGTGGGCTTGGCAATGGAAATGGAGGAGACGAGGacctggatgaagaggatgaagaagacgaggaagacgatgataGCGAAGAGGTCACGCCCGGAGGCGATCTTAGCCGGTTAACCAAGCGGCAGAGAGGAACCCTCGGCAATGACTTTTTGCAGCTTCCCATGG AACCTCAAGTGAAGAAGCACCTAACGGCAGAGGAACGTGCTATGCGTCGTGCTGAAATggctcgaagaagaaagaaccTCAGCGAGAAGCgaaacgaggaagaaaag ATGGATACGATTAATAGGTTGTTGCGCAAACAGGCTCCAAAACGTCGTGGTCGTATTCCAGTTGCTGAAGCGGAAGCCAACGCCgccgaagcagaggcagaagaggcagagaaacCACAGCCAACGATGGTCCGATGGGTCAGTGGTCGCGAGGGCAGTCGTATCGGTGTGCCTGAAGAATGGCTCGGGACTCCTGCGGGACGCGTCTTTGGGGAAACTCCTAGCCGGCCATCAAAGCTTGTAGAGGAAGTCTGA
- a CDS encoding peroxisomal membrane protein PEX14: MSDIKPKSPSIPQWQQPAAATTNTGNSTSTPSPSSDETPRSELIEQAKKFLQDDSIRDAPIDRKIAFLESKGLRSEEIDSLLANSRETDSSTNLAEGSKSTPDSTTSSTSNESQSPKEPSALSPISSASSPTTPAAPTATKNSTPRDVPPIITYPEFLMQQSKPPPLVTLRSILYTLYGAAGLGASLYGASEYLVKPMLATLTSARVELAQTANANLQKLNEKLEQNVSRIPPHLSAKDTKQTEPADSEDDEQDSVTSDPTELFHRDVATQTSQDLDVSTLPHKAGYHPADEATPDPTATVNTHIKRLENITSHLREVASSEKESGALDDSMRTRLNELHHYLDGLLYGRSSYSSVTAYGVYSTPGLETTSGPSVGISKAEEDAMASFRADIRGVKGALLSARNFPASRGRIGSGILSGR, translated from the coding sequence ATGTCCGACATCAAGCCCAAATCTCCTTCAATCCCTCAATGGCAGCAACCTGCCGCTGCCACCACAAACACCGGGAACTCCACCTCCACACCATCGCCCTCCTCCGATGAGACTCCCCGTTCAGAGCTCATAGAGCAAGCCAAAAAGTTCTTACAGGATGACTCCATACGCGATGCGCCGATTGATCGCAAGATAGCTTTCCTAGAGTCCAAAGGCCTTCGAAGCGAGGAAATAGACAGTCTCCTGGCCAACTCGAGAGAGACGGACTCGAGCACCAACCTCGCAGAGGGGAGCAAGTCTACCCCGGATTCTACCACATCATCCACCAGCAACGAGTCGCAAAGTCCCAAAGAACCATCTGCGTTATCTCCAATATCCTCCGCATCTTCGCCTACCACCCCCGCTGCTCCAACCGCCACCAAGAACTCCACGCCACGAGATGTCCCACCCATCATCACCTATCCCGAATTTCTCATGCAGCAATCCAAACCTCCACCACTGGTAACTCTCCGCAGCATTCTCTACACACTCTACGGTGCTGCCGGTCTAGGAGCAAGCCTCTACGGCGCAAGCGAATACCTCGTCAAACCAATGCTCGCCACCCTCACCAGCGCCCGTGTCGAACTCGCCCAAACCGCCAACGCCAACCTGCAGAAGCTCAACGAGAAACTCGAACAGAACGTCTCTCGGATCCCGCCCCATCTCTCCGCAAAGGACACAAAACAAACCGAGCCCGCCGACTccgaagatgatgagcagGACTCCGTCACCTCGGACCCAACTGAGCTCTTCCACCGGGATGTCGCAACCCAGACCTCCCAGGATCTGGATGTAAGCACCCTCCCGCACAAGGCGGGCTATCACCCCGCCGACGAGGCAACCCCCGACCCCACCGCAACAGTGAACACGCATATCAAGCGGCTCGAGAACATCACCTCGCATCTCCGCGAAGTGGCGTCCTCGGAGAAAGAATCAGGTGCGCTGGACGACTCCATGCGTACCAGGCTGAACGAACTACACCATTACCTCGATGGCCTGCTCTACGGCAGATCCAGCTATAGTTCTGTCACTGCGTATGGGGTATACAGCACGCCTGGCCTGGAGACCACATCCGGCCCTTCGGTGGGCATCAGCAAAGCCGAGGAAGACGCGATGGCCAGTTTCCGCGCTGACATTAGAGGTGTCAAGGGCGCCTTGCTGAGTGCGAGGAACTTCCCCGCCAGCCGGGGAAGAATCGGCTCAGGAATTCTGTCTGGAAGGTGA